One segment of Triticum aestivum cultivar Chinese Spring chromosome 2A, IWGSC CS RefSeq v2.1, whole genome shotgun sequence DNA contains the following:
- the LOC123186009 gene encoding oligopeptide transporter 4 produces MEIERAGDEDDASPVEQVRLTVPVTDDHSLPVWTFRMWTMGFLSCALLSFLNQFFAYRAEPIIISQITIQVAALPIGHFLSRVLPEKKFRVFGRECSVNPGPFNVKEHVLISIFANAGASFGGGNAYAIGIVTIIKAFYKRNISFVTSLLLVITTQVLGYGWAGLMRKYVVEPAHMWWPTSLVQVSLMRAMHEKEKRRMTRGKFFLIALICSFAWYTVPGYLFPTLTAVSWVCWVFPKSITMQQIGSGLNGLGIGAFTLDWATVVSWLGSPLVTPFFATANVLVGYVLLIYLMLPIAYWVINLYSASSYPLFSNELFDAHGQLYDIHSIVNDKFEIDMDAYARQGRIHLSLFFAVSYGLGFATIAATFTHVACFYGKEMYQRFRESYKGKMDVHARLMKRYDDIPNWWFYILLAVSMAVSLVLCTVFKEEVQLPWWGLLIACAIAFVFTLPISVITATTNTTPGLNIITEYCWGLIMPGKPIANVCFKVYGYMSMNQAVSFLTDFKLGHYMKIPPRSMFLVQFVGTVVASTVNTVVAWWLLTTVPHICEKGQLPEGSPWTCPGDHVFFDASVIWGLVGPRRIFGPLGYYSALNWFFLIGLAGPVVVWLFAKALPRHAGWISLINLPVILGGTAMMPPASALNYTAWGFVGFVFNFFVFRYRKGWWKRYNYVLSAAMDGGVAIMGVLLYFALTSWGHQLDWWGSRGEYCDLAACPTAKGVLVDGCPVL; encoded by the exons ATGGAGATCGAAcgcgccggcgacgaggacgacgcGTCTCCGGTGGAGCAGGTCCGGCTGACGGTGCCGGTGACTGACGACCACTCGCTGCCGGTATGGACGTTCCGGATGTGGACGATGGGCTTCCTCTCCTgcgccctcctctccttcctcaACCAGTTCTTCGCCTACCGCGCCGAGCCCATCATCATAAGCCAGATCACCATCCAG GTGGCGGCGCTGCCGATCGGGCACTTCTTGTCGCGGGTGCTGCCGGAGAAGAAGTTCAGGGTGTTCGGGCGGGAGTGCTCGGTGAACCCGGGGCCCTTCAACGTGAAGGAGCACGTGCTGATCTCCATCTTCGCCAACGCCGGAGCCTCCTTCGGCGGCGGCAACGCCTACGCCATCGGCATCGTCACCATCATCAAGGCCTTCTACAAGCGCAACATCTCCTTCGTCACCAGCCTGCTCCTCGTCATCACGACCCAG GTGCTGGGGTACGGCTGGGCAGGGCTGATGAGGAAGTACGTGGTGGAGCCGGCGCACATGTGGTGGCCGACGAGCCTGGTGCAGGTTTCTCTCATGAG GGCGATGCACGAGAAGGAGAAGCGGCGGATGACGCGGGGCAAGTTCTTCCTGATCGCGCTCATCTGCAGCTTCGCGTGGTACACGGTGCCGGGGTACCTGTTCCCGACGCTGACGGCCGTGTCGTGGGTGTGCTGGGTGTTCCCCAAGTCCATCACCATGCAGCAGATCGGGTCCGGCCTCAACGGGCTCGGCATCGGCGCCTTCACCCTCGACTGGGCCACGGTGGTCTCCTGGCTGGGGAGCCCGCTGGTGACGCCCTTCTTCGCCACCGCCAACGTCCTCGTCGGCTACGTCCTGCTCATCTACCTCATGCTGCCCATCGCCTACTGGGTGATCAACCTCTACAGCGCCAGCAGCTACCCGCTCTTCTCCAACGAGCTCTTCGACGCCCACGGCCAGCTCTACGACATCCACTCCATCGTCAACGACAAGTTCGAGATCGACATGGACGCCTACGCGCGGCAGGGCAGGATCCACCTCAGCCTCTTCTTCGCCGTCAGCTACGGCCTCGgcttcgccaccatcgccgccACCTTCACCCACGTCGCATGCTTCTACGGCAA GGAGATGTACCAGAGGTTCCGGGAGTCGTACAAGGGCAAGATGGACGTGCACGCGAGGCTCATGAAGAGGTACGACGACATACCGAACTGGTGGTTCTACATCCTGCTCGCGGTGTCCATGGCGGTATCCTTGGTCCTCTGCACCGTGTTCAAGGAGGAGGTGCAGCTGCCGTGGTGGGGCCTCCTCATTGCCTGCGCCATAGCCTTCGTCTTCACGCTCCCCATTAGCGTCATCACCGCGACCACAAACACG ACGCCGGGGTTGAATATCATCACGGAGTATTGCTGGGGTCTGATCATGCCGGGGAAGCCCATCGCCAACGTGTGCTTCAAGGTGTACGGCTACATGAGCATGAACCAGGCCGTCTCCTTCCTCACCGACTTCAAGCTCGGCCACTACATGAAGATCCCCCCAAGATCCATGTTCCTGGTGCAG TTCGTGGGGACGGTGGTGGCGTCGACGGTGAACACGGTGGTGGCGTGGTGGCTGCTGACCACCGTGCCGCACATCTGCGAGAAGGGCCAGCTCCCGGAGGGCAGCCCGTGGACGTGCCCGGGCGACCACGTCTTCTTCGACGCGTCCGTGATCTGGGGCCTCGTCGGCCCGCGCCGCATCTTCGGGCCGCTCGGCTACTACTCGGCGCTCAACTGGTTCTTCCTCATCGGGCTAGCCGGGCCGGTGGTGGTGTGGCTCTTCGCCAAGGCGCTGCCGCGGCACGCCGGCTGGATCAGCCTCATCAACCTGCCCGTCATCCTGGGGGGCACGGCCATGATGCCGCCGGCGTCGGCGCTCAACTACACGGCGTGGGGCTTCGTCGGCTTTGTGTTCAACTTTTTCGTGTTCCGGTACCGCAAGGGGTGGTGGAAGCGGTACAACTACGTGCTGTCGGCGGCCATGGACGGCGGCGTGGCCATCATGGGGGTGCTCCTCTACTTCGCGCTCACCAGCTGGGGCCACCAGCTCGACTGGTGGGGCTCCAGGGGCGAGTACTGCGACCTCGCCGCCTGCCCCACCGCCAAGGGCGTGCTGGTGGACGGATGCCCCGTCCTCTGA